The Methanopyrus kandleri AV19 DNA segment GGCGAGATGATCAAGGCGCTCGCGGACGGATGCCTGAAGGCCGGAGTGCCTCCCAATAGGATGACGGCGGCTATGAGCAAAGAGCAGATCCCGGAGCCCTTCAGGGAGCACTCCCTCATCGACAAGGTGTATTTCGACGGTGCCGTCACCGGCGTGAAGCCGCCGGCCGGGAAGGAGGTCGTGGCCAACGAGATGGAAGGAGAGCTGGTGATGGCCGGCATCAAGGTCGGCGCCAAGTCCACGAAGGTGGACTTCCGTAACCCCTGCATGGCCATAGACTACGGGACCACCCTCGCGGGCAGGATCACCAACGACGAGCTCCCCTACGCGGATACGATCGGGAACCTTTGCGGTCTCGCCGGTGCGATCATGGACGCGATCGCCAGGGGATGCGGGGAGATCGACGAGGAGATCGGCTGCGCCTTGGACCTACCCTCCGACGTCGAGCCCGACGTAGGGGAGAAGGCCCGCGAGCTGGCGGAGGAGGCGCACGAGTACATCGACATCCGTGAGATACCCGCTAACCGAGAGCGCTTCGGTACGGTTCCGGTGAATCCCAAGGCCGCGAAGAAGGCGGGTCTCAAGCTCCTCGGCTGCGACGTCGGTGAGAACGGCAGTGATCTATCCCGACTCACCGAGATCGGCCGTGAGGCGTACGAAGAGGGAGGTTACGAGCTACTCTTCGGAGTCCTGGACTGGACCGCGACGCTGATCGCCAAACGTCTGATCGAGACGGCCCTCGACCTGGATCTGATCGACGAGAACACCGCGATCGGGATCACCGGACGTGCCGGCACGACGGGCAAGAAGCCGGAGCTGATCTGTCGGATGATCGCGGAAGAGTTCGGAGACTACTGGGACCCGGAGGAAGACCTCGTCTTCGTCGACGACGGACTCGCCCGAGGCGCCGCTACGATGGCCCGATGCATGAACTGCCTCGGGACCCCGGAGAACCCGCTGGGAGGGAACCGTGGCGGGGGTTGTATCCTCGGTCTCAGGATCAAACACCAACAGGAGGGTTCCTGACGTACCGCCCTCCGGCTTCCAGGAAGTACTCGAGAGCCTGGAGTCGGTGGAAACGTGTCGAGACCTCGCCTACTTATGCCGCGAGGTCGCCCGCCGTGCCGATCCCAGGGTCCTAGCCTTGCTCCGCAGGGACGCGTGGCGGCAGGCCCGGTTCGTCCACCCCAGGAGCTACCGTGAGAAGATCCTACGTTCCCTGTTCTTCGCACTGACCGCGAGGATCAACCAGATGCGGCGACTGGACCCCGAGGAATACCCGGAGGACCCCATCGAGGGTTACGATAGGTTCTTGGAGATCGTACGCGAGTACGCCGAGGACCCGGACTACGACTCCCCACTACTCCTCCTGTACGAGTCCCTCTCGGCCGCCTACGCCATCTTCCTACGCGGTGAGCCGGTTCACCCGCCCGGTACGGAGTTCCCCGGAGTAGGGAAGGTCCGTCGGACGGACGACTGTTACTACTGCCCGATCAAGGAGCGACGTGAGGATCAGCCGGGGTCGTTCTGCACCTTATGTCCGGCGGAACAGGATCCGGAGGTGGTATCGTGAGGCCTGTGGTGACGGTCGTGGGCAGTCACCCGGTCGGTCACGAGCCCACGCTCAAGGATCGCCTCCTCGAGAAACTCAGGAGGAGGTCCGCCTACGCTCCCGCCATACATGAGGCCGTCCGCGACCAGACGGAGGCGGGTGTGGAGCTGGTCTCCGACGGCCAGGTTCGGGGGGACATGATCGAGATCTTCGCCTCTCACATCCCCGGGATGACCGTCGAGGACGGCCCCGCGGTGATAGGTCGGGTGGAGCCCCCCAGGTTCTCGCCCCTAGTGCTCGATTACCGCGAGGCTACTCGGGTCGCGGGGGAGGTCGAAGTCAAGGCGATCCTCACCGGCCCGGTCACGCTGTGTTATTCCCTCGAGGTGCGCACGGATCTTTACCCCTCCAACGACCATTCCAGCCTCTTGAAGGACGTGGCGCGAGCCCTGTCGGCGGAGGCCCGGCTACTCCGGCGCGAAGGGGCGAGCGTACTGCAGGTGGACGAGCCGATACTGTCGGCCGGTGTGACCTCCGTTAAGAAGGTGGCTCGATACGTGAACACCGTCCTGAAGGCGTTCAAGGGCGGTACCAGGGTCCTACACGTCTGCGGAGACGTCACCGAGGTGTACCTCGATCTGGAGGAGAACATCGACGCCGACGTGTTCGACCACGAGTTCGCCGGTCACCCGGAGAACCTCGAGGTCGTCGCCGAAGGAGATAGCCCGATCGGCGTCGGAGTGGTGCGCTCCGATACCGACCGCGTCGAGAGTTTGGACGAGGTGGTAGGACTGCTGGAGAAGGCGCGGGAGGCGATGGGAGACCGTATCGAGTTCGTGGACCCCGACTGCGGTCTCCGGAAGCTACCCCGTGAGATCGCCAAGAAGAAGCTCGAGGTGGTCCGGAAGGCCAGGGACCGCGTGTTTCGTTAAGTCTTGTGAGGCTACGGCGACGAAAGACAATATTAATAATATTCGACCTTATGATGGTAATACGAGGTGCTAACGGTGACGGACATTGTTGAGAAAATAGCCGAAATCCTGGAGCGTGGTGACGGTAGGTATCTGATCATGGGGATGGTCCAGGCTCACGGGTTAGGTCTGCGCTCCCTGGCCGACTCGGTAGACGTCCCGGTCGAGGTGCTGGCCACGATCGAGATCGAGGGGTTCGGGAAGGTCCCCCACAAATCGCTCGTCCGCAAGCTCGCGGAGTGGATCGAAGAAAGGGATCTGGACCCGGAGGATCTCGTCAAGGCCGGTTGGGCCCGCTTCGAGCTCGAGTACTTCGAGCCGGAGCTCTGGAGAAGATAGAAGACGACGAACTCCGAGCGGAAATCGAGCGTAAATCCCCCACGGAACTGGATCTGATCACCCTCCTTCGGGTCGCAGAAGCCCTTTCGTAACCCCCTCAGACCGTATGCCCCTCTTCACACTCTCCGCCACTTTACGGTTCCTCATCGGGGGATTAAGGTAATCATCAGCACGTACGTGAGTAATGTCCCGCCCGCGACACCCACCGCCACTTGATAACCCGTGTGGGCGTTCAACTTCAGCCTCGCCCAACAGACGACCGCCGTCACGATCGACCAGGGTATCCCCGCCCACCATTCCCCCAACCACGCGATCGCGCCCATGACGGTGCCCATCGAGGCCGCGTGAATGCTGATTTTCCAGAACCTGGTCACTCCGGCCACCGCCATCGCGGCTATCGCGTAAGTTAACATCAGGCAAACCATGGGGCGCGTGACTCCTACCTTGCACATCACTAGGGCGCCGATGGCGTGGTAGATAGCACCGACCGTCAGGAGTGGTAGCCGGTCCCGTCTCTTGGAGACGAACACATCGGTGCCCTTCACCCGGATGTAAACTGCTGCCGTGAGTATCACTAACAGTACTCCGAAGAACAGCCCCAGCGCTGTACCCACCACGTCCCCGTACTTCTTGCCTACGAGGATGACGGTGGCCGCCTCGGCGGTCGACGGGTTCACGACCAGAGAGACCGCCTTGGCGACCCGCTCGATCGCGCCAACACCCCCGTCACTCCCTGCTGACCAGGACCGCTCCTATCACTATCAGTATGCACCCGACCACCGTCTCGACGCTAGGCCGCTCCCTCAGGGCCAGGATGGAAAACAGTGTCGCGAACAGCGGATACGTGCTCGACAACGGCACGATCCTGGAGGCCTGCCCAGAGCTGAGGGCTAGGTAGTAAAGGTACAGCCCCAACCCTCCGGCCAGTATCCCGCCGACGATCATGTAGCCGACGTATTTCAGGCCACCCACCTGCGACCTACCGACGGCCAGACACACCACCGCGAGGAACGCCACCGCCGCCAGGCTCCGGATCAGGGTGGCCGTCATGGGGTCCATTCCACGTAGCCCGACTTTCTCGATCACCGGCGCTAGGCCCCACAGTAACGCCGCCAACAGTGCGTACGTCTCCGCCTTCATCCCACGAACTCCACCCTTTTCACCCGTAGTACCTTCAGCCGCTCGGTCGGGACACCTTCCTCGGGCTCCTCGTAACCCGCCAGCACCTCGACCTCTTCGTGCGGCTCCAGCTCTCGACGCTCCTCGAGCACGAGGTCGCCTTCCCGGATCAGCATGGCGAGCTTCCGCTTCACATTCGCGCTCCCTATTCTGATCTCCAGCTCCTCACGCTCCCCCTCCAGCCTGACTCGGTTGAACTGCAATCACTCACCCTCCAACTCCCGCTCGAGCCTTTCGACGGCCGTTTTGACGTCCTCCTCTCGGACACCGATGGCAGCGTTGATGGTGATGTAGTTCGAATGGTACCCCCGGAGCCGGCTGGTTCCGAACGGATCGTCCGCACGAACACCCCTCGGTCCCGTGACCCTCCTCACGTACAGCCTGGCCGCGAGGTCCACGGGGTCGTGCCCTTCCACGGCGACCGCCGAGGCTATCGGGTTATCCACGTCGAGCACGCGGACGTCGTCTCGACGGGCCTCGAGATCCTCCAACAGCTCGTCCAAAAGCGCTTTGCACTCCTTCTGCCTCCGCATCAGGCGCCGGTATCCCTTCATCCCCAAGGAGAGCAGCGAGATTAACGCGTGGGCCACCGGTGCCGCGCTGGCGCGACCAGGATAAGCCCTGGAAACCTCCCGGAGCGTCTCCTCGTCCGGCGCGTACACGATCCCTCCACCCACGGGTGTTAGGAGGTTCTTGTCCGTCGAGCTTACGACCACGTCCACGCGCCCTCGCTTGATCGCTCGGTTCAGTAGATCTCGGTACTGCTCGTGCTGGATCCCGTAGGCGGCGTTCACGACGTGAGGGACCCCGTACTCCTCGCAGAGTTCGGCGATCTCGGGCAGCGGATCGCTGCTTCGCGGTGGGAAGAACGTCAGCGTGCTCAGCACGGCAGCCGGGGACTCCGAGCGCTCCAAGGCCTCCTCCACATCCCCTGGGTCCACCACGATCCTGTCACCCTCGATCTCCGTGTCCACCACCCTCATCCCGAAGCCGGCCAGTCGCACGGCTTTAATCGGACTCTTGTGGGCGGCGTACGGATAGATCACCTCCTCGCCTTCACCCAACGCCGACAGGCACAGCGCTATCGACAGTCCCGTAGCACCGGGTACCACGAAGGCACCTTCGATCCGGAACCCGAGCCTCCGGAGGAAGTCCGTGACCAGCCTGTTCGTTAACGCGTACATTATCGAGGCGCCCGGAGCCTTCGGCTGTGGATCCACGAGCGTCCCGCTCCTACCCACACCGTGGCAGAACCCGAACACGGACTCCTCCGCAAGCCTTGAGGCTACCCGGGCTTCCCTCTCCCCGATACGTGCCGCCTTGGGGTCCTTGTCGGTGTCCATCCTCGACAGCTCCCACAGGAACGTCGCGATGACGTCGTCCGGCCAGCCCTCCTCCGGCATCCTACGCTCGCTGAGGAGTCGTTCCACGGGTTCCCTGTAGGAGTCGAGCACGGTACGCCCACGCTCCAGCATGTGGTCGGGGATGAGTCCCCGCATGTCCTCCGGGTCCAGCAAGGTCGACACCCCGGTCGTCGAGCTACGTGGGAAGTCGAGAGCCGTCTCCCGTGAGGTACTCCTGGCGCTCGAGGAGCTCGAGGAGCTGAACGTTAAAGTCGTGAGCGCTGGGGTCGACCTCGGCGAGGAGGACCGGCCCACGTTCTACGCGGCTCGATTCCTGGACCTTCCCGAGCTCGAGGTCGACCGGAGAACGGCCGTCCGGTTGCTCCAGGGGGAGGAAATCCCGGTGGACGCGAGGCCGGGCCATTACCGGGTGATCGTCGGGAACGTGGTCCTGGGTGTGGGGAAAGTCGGTCGTGACGGGAAACTCCGATGCCGTGCACCGAGGAAGTACGCGAGACTCAGGTTGTGGTGAGCGATGAGGTACGTGGAAGAGTTCCGTGAGCGTTTGGAGCGGATCTTCGGTGACCGTGCCGAGGACGTGTACCGGTACCTGTTGGAGGGTCGTCCACCCACTTACGTCCGGGTGAACACGCTGAAGGCGGACGTCGAGGAGGTTGTGGAGAACCTCGAAACGGCGGGAGTCGAGCTCGCCGAAACCCCACTATCGTACGCCTTCCGTGTCCTCAGTAGTCCCGGGCCGCTGGGTTCCTCGCTGGAACACGTGGCCGGTTACCTTTACCTTCAGGACCTGGCTTCGATGGTCCCCCCGGAGCTCCTTGACCCGGAACCTCCGGGTCCCGTGATAGACCTGTGCGCGGCCCCCGGGAGCAAAACCACGCAGTTAGCACAGCTGCTCGGCGGCGAGGGCGTCGTACTGGCCGTCGACGCCGACCCTCGGCGCGTCCGGGCTCTGGTTCACAACGTGAACAGGCTGGGATGTGTCAACGTGATCGTGGCACACGCCGACGCGGCACGTCTGCGTATCAGCGCCCCTTTCCTCCTGCTGGATCCCCCGTGCTCGGGTGAGGGCACCCTGCACCGAGATCCACACGCCCTACGTACCTGGACTCCGAAGAAACCCGGGAGGTTCGCCCGGACGCAGCTGCGCCTCCTGAGGGCCGCCCTGAGGATGCTGCCGCCGGGCGGCCGTCTGGTGTACTCGACCTGTACGTTCTCCGTCGAAGAGAACGAGCTGGTGATCCACGAGGCTCTAGGGAACGACGACAGGTACCGGATAGTCCCGTCCGTCCCACGGTGGCTCGAACCTCACACCGTCCCCGGGCTAACCGAGTGGGAAGGGAGGGAGCTCCGGGAGGACCTGAGGCACGCCTTCAGGATCGATCCGGCCAGCCTAGAATCCGACGGTTTTTTCGTCGCGGTAATCGAGCGTCGCCACTGACAATTTAGTGTACGACCGTCACCCTCCGAGTGGGACTTAATCACGTCCACCTCCACTCTCTGCGGGTGATCACGTGGCAGGAGACAACGAAGCGACCGAAGTCGACAAGCGCGATATCGCCCTACTCCGCGCCTTAGAGGGCCTGAGCAGGGCCTTCGAGTGGGTTCCCGAGGACAAGCTGCTGGAACGGTTGCCGATGGATTACTCGGAGCTGGCAACCCGGCTGGAGAAGCTGGATTCCCTGGGGCTGATCGATTACCGGTACATACCGACGTACCAGACCTACGCCGCCAGGATGAAGGAGCGGGCCTACGACACCCTCGCTCTGTGGGACATGAAGAAGCACGACGTCTACGAGCGGCTCGGAACGATCATAGGCGAGGGCAAAGAGGCGACGATCGTGAACGCGAAGGACCCTGAGGACGAGTGGGTGGCCATCAAACTGCACAGGTACCACGCCCCGGAATTCAGGAGGATCAAGAAGACGCTCGCGTACGCCGCCGTGAAGGTTCGCGGGGAAGAACTTCGGGTGGACGACCACCGCATCGACGTACCGCGCGCCAAGGCCCAGGTCGAGATGAAGGTGCTCCAGCGCCTCCACTCCAAGGGGTTCCCCGTACCGGGGCCCCGAGCCATCAACCGTCACGCGGTCGCCATGGACATGATCGAGGGGCACGCCCCGGGTATACCGGCCCCACTGCTCGCCAAGATCAAGGTTAAGAACCCCGAAGAGGCCCTCGAGGTTATCCTGGAGGACTACCGGGAGATCGTCCTGGAGGGCCACTATGTCCACGGCGACTTCAGCGAGCACAACATCCTGGTTACACCTGACGGCGAACTGTACTACGTCGACTGGCCTCAGGCCGTGCCGATCGAGCACCCTTCCGCACCGAAGCTCTGCTACCGCGACCTCAAGAACGTAATCGAGCATTTCAGGCGTAAGTACAGGATCCGCGTCCCCGACCCGAAGGAAGTGTACGACGAGATAGCGGACGACCTCCAGTCGCTGATGGAGGAGAAGAAGGAGGAGTACGAACGGCACAAGAAAGCCGCCGAGAGAACCCTCGAGAGGTTCGAGGAGAGCGTCGAGCGGGTGGAAGGTAAGCGTGAAGGTCGTAAGGCCGGACCGACGGAGGACGAGGAGGACAGGGTTCCCGGAGGTGGTGATGGCGGAGGGTAAAACCCCCGAGCAGGTCTCGGAGGCCCTGGAGGCGCTCCTACGGAGCGAGGGGATCGCGATAGCGTCCCGCGTCGATCCGGAGCTCCTCGACGACCTGGAGATACCGGAGGACGCCGACGTGGAGTACGACGAGGCCGGTCGCGTCCTCGTGCTCAAGGATCCGGAGTACGAACCCCCATATCGGGGCGGACGAGTAGGGGCCGTCGCGGCGGGGACCTCCGACCTGCCCTACCTCTCCGAATGTGCCACCGTGCTGGAGGCGTTGGGGATCGAGGTGCACACGGAGATCGACGTGGGAGTGGCCGGTCCTCACCGACTCCTGGCCGCGGTTCGGAGGTTGCGGAAGTTCAGACCGCACGCGGTCGTGGCGGCGGCCGGGATGGACGGAACGATGCCGGTCGCCCTCAACGCGATGTTGGACGTTCCCGTCATCGGCTTACCCACCCCGGTCGGTTACGGGCTCGGGGGCTCCGGAGAAGCGGCGCTGCTCGGTATGCTACAATCCTGCTCTCCCGGACTCGTCGTCGTGAATGTCGCCAACGGAATC contains these protein-coding regions:
- a CDS encoding methanogenesis marker 14 protein, whose amino-acid sequence is MGLFSKLFRRGPKPQIAESERVTGPLAVSRDYYIVASVELGNTTTKCILTATDLKEGVTYLIHKEVRMTRDVRPPRSGEEVFGKTVWGVELTRDSVAEMVADTLKSAVKNANIKIDDVHFVVRSTGVTAGFASPEEVGEMIKALADGCLKAGVPPNRMTAAMSKEQIPEPFREHSLIDKVYFDGAVTGVKPPAGKEVVANEMEGELVMAGIKVGAKSTKVDFRNPCMAIDYGTTLAGRITNDELPYADTIGNLCGLAGAIMDAIARGCGEIDEEIGCALDLPSDVEPDVGEKARELAEEAHEYIDIREIPANRERFGTVPVNPKAAKKAGLKLLGCDVGENGSDLSRLTEIGREAYEEGGYELLFGVLDWTATLIAKRLIETALDLDLIDENTAIGITGRAGTTGKKPELICRMIAEEFGDYWDPEEDLVFVDDGLARGAATMARCMNCLGTPENPLGGNRGGGCILGLRIKHQQEGS
- a CDS encoding DUF2115 domain-containing protein, with the protein product MAGVVSSVSGSNTNRRVPDVPPSGFQEVLESLESVETCRDLAYLCREVARRADPRVLALLRRDAWRQARFVHPRSYREKILRSLFFALTARINQMRRLDPEEYPEDPIEGYDRFLEIVREYAEDPDYDSPLLLLYESLSAAYAIFLRGEPVHPPGTEFPGVGKVRRTDDCYYCPIKERREDQPGSFCTLCPAEQDPEVVS
- a CDS encoding methionine synthase; the protein is MRPVVTVVGSHPVGHEPTLKDRLLEKLRRRSAYAPAIHEAVRDQTEAGVELVSDGQVRGDMIEIFASHIPGMTVEDGPAVIGRVEPPRFSPLVLDYREATRVAGEVEVKAILTGPVTLCYSLEVRTDLYPSNDHSSLLKDVARALSAEARLLRREGASVLQVDEPILSAGVTSVKKVARYVNTVLKAFKGGTRVLHVCGDVTEVYLDLEENIDADVFDHEFAGHPENLEVVAEGDSPIGVGVVRSDTDRVESLDEVVGLLEKAREAMGDRIEFVDPDCGLRKLPREIAKKKLEVVRKARDRVFR
- a CDS encoding EamA family transporter is translated as MKAETYALLAALLWGLAPVIEKVGLRGMDPMTATLIRSLAAVAFLAVVCLAVGRSQVGGLKYVGYMIVGGILAGGLGLYLYYLALSSGQASRIVPLSSTYPLFATLFSILALRERPSVETVVGCILIVIGAVLVSRE
- the spcS gene encoding O-phosphoseryl-tRNA(Sec) selenium transferase, which translates into the protein MRGLIPDHMLERGRTVLDSYREPVERLLSERRMPEEGWPDDVIATFLWELSRMDTDKDPKAARIGEREARVASRLAEESVFGFCHGVGRSGTLVDPQPKAPGASIMYALTNRLVTDFLRRLGFRIEGAFVVPGATGLSIALCLSALGEGEEVIYPYAAHKSPIKAVRLAGFGMRVVDTEIEGDRIVVDPGDVEEALERSESPAAVLSTLTFFPPRSSDPLPEIAELCEEYGVPHVVNAAYGIQHEQYRDLLNRAIKRGRVDVVVSSTDKNLLTPVGGGIVYAPDEETLREVSRAYPGRASAAPVAHALISLLSLGMKGYRRLMRRQKECKALLDELLEDLEARRDDVRVLDVDNPIASAVAVEGHDPVDLAARLYVRRVTGPRGVRADDPFGTSRLRGYHSNYITINAAIGVREEDVKTAVERLERELEGE
- a CDS encoding RsmB/NOP family class I SAM-dependent RNA methyltransferase produces the protein MRYVEEFRERLERIFGDRAEDVYRYLLEGRPPTYVRVNTLKADVEEVVENLETAGVELAETPLSYAFRVLSSPGPLGSSLEHVAGYLYLQDLASMVPPELLDPEPPGPVIDLCAAPGSKTTQLAQLLGGEGVVLAVDADPRRVRALVHNVNRLGCVNVIVAHADAARLRISAPFLLLDPPCSGEGTLHRDPHALRTWTPKKPGRFARTQLRLLRAALRMLPPGGRLVYSTCTFSVEENELVIHEALGNDDRYRIVPSVPRWLEPHTVPGLTEWEGRELREDLRHAFRIDPASLESDGFFVAVIERRH
- a CDS encoding serine/threonine-protein kinase RIO2 — encoded protein: MAGDNEATEVDKRDIALLRALEGLSRAFEWVPEDKLLERLPMDYSELATRLEKLDSLGLIDYRYIPTYQTYAARMKERAYDTLALWDMKKHDVYERLGTIIGEGKEATIVNAKDPEDEWVAIKLHRYHAPEFRRIKKTLAYAAVKVRGEELRVDDHRIDVPRAKAQVEMKVLQRLHSKGFPVPGPRAINRHAVAMDMIEGHAPGIPAPLLAKIKVKNPEEALEVILEDYREIVLEGHYVHGDFSEHNILVTPDGELYYVDWPQAVPIEHPSAPKLCYRDLKNVIEHFRRKYRIRVPDPKEVYDEIADDLQSLMEEKKEEYERHKKAAERTLERFEESVERVEGKREGRKAGPTEDEEDRVPGGGDGGG
- the larB gene encoding nickel pincer cofactor biosynthesis protein LarB — its product is MAEGKTPEQVSEALEALLRSEGIAIASRVDPELLDDLEIPEDADVEYDEAGRVLVLKDPEYEPPYRGGRVGAVAAGTSDLPYLSECATVLEALGIEVHTEIDVGVAGPHRLLAAVRRLRKFRPHAVVAAAGMDGTMPVALNAMLDVPVIGLPTPVGYGLGGSGEAALLGMLQSCSPGLVVVNVANGIGAAAAAVKIVRVCLEGEKPSKKPRNSRR